The following are encoded in a window of Dictyostelium discoideum AX4 chromosome 6 chromosome, whole genome shotgun sequence genomic DNA:
- the mleuS gene encoding leucine-tRNA ligase, translating to MFNLYRSSLKNLKLPNINNNIKSNLVIRSYTTNINGNIKNDDDNNKFYSLSQFPYPSGALHMGHVRVYTISDCIARLKRMQGYDVIHPMGWDAFGLPAENAAIDKQVSPSEWTNLNISSMRDQLKLLNFQFDWDRELSTCNKEYYRWTQEIFLRLLKSGLAYRKSATVNWDPIDQTVLANEQVDAQGRSWRSNAIVEKKEMKQWFYKITSMADRLTDDLDQLPGWSDEIKNMQKEWIGRSYGHLIEFQSCAQKPLSNITVFTTRAETIYGVSFLAISPHHSEINQIRANLINDEKRLELDQYLKEIQEIKNKMGTQEDVENLKTFNTGLTFYQPITKKYIPLILSNFVHADYGTGAVMGVPSHNRSDYQVAKQQNLKLLPVLGIEREQQQQQQQQQQQQQLEIEEECYDYSNTGKLINSGQDTGIEFKEFIKRLEDQQLIKRQTNYRIHDWLISRQRYWGTPIPIIVCEKCGDVPVPSDQLPVELPIDIQFTGKGNLLNQLDHWKNVKCPCCGSQATRETDTMDTFVDSSWYFLRFLDSKNSQSIFSSELVNRFMPIDVYVGGIEHAILHLLYSRFITKFLKDQQLIDHSEPFKVLLAQGLVKSPTYRDSITNKPIHPSNVEFKTIKSNESGKSQQQTINKLTGNQVSVTIEKMSKSKLNGIDPKEIIDKYGSDTLKTYILFKAPPEKSLDWDTQGIEGCKKWLTRINVSIQSFLNQFDVIEGKEQHQHQQQQHQQPLPSSEFNEQQSKEVKDILFETHLTMNKVTESIDKHSFNTGIAALMELSNTLQKSSPQIKLTKEYYQSLRALTLMLFPFSPIFSQIHWKSLIDDLPQSCKSFYSENYSSFEQQSYGNSNDNDVFNQRWPKPTPSALVRDFNSLVIQFDGKTKGVESIPTSITDFSNFVQSNSKYLNRFKDKTIDQIFIGTTKTGNSINFTFKKK from the coding sequence ATGTTTAATTTATACAGGAGttcattaaaaaatctaaaactaccaaatataaataataatattaaatcaaatttggTAATAAGATCATATACTACCAATATTAatggtaatattaaaaatgatgatgataataataaattttattcattatcACAATTTCCATATCCATCAGGAGCATTACATATGGGACATGTGAGAGTTTATACGATATCAGATTGCATTGCAAGATTAAAGAGAATGCAAGGTTATGATGTAATTCATCCAATGGGATGGGACGCATTTGGATTACCAGCTGAGAATGCAGCAATTGATAAACAAGTTTCACCAAGTGAATggacaaatttaaatataagtTCAATGAGAGACCAATTGAAGTTATTGAATTTCCAATTCGATTGGGATAGAGAGCTATCAACATGCAATAAAGAATACTATCGTTGGACACAGGAGATATTTCTAAGATTATTGAAATCAGGATTAGCCTACAGAAAGAGTGCTACCGTAAATTGGGATCCAATCGACCAAACTGTGCTTGCCAACGAGCAGGTAGACGCACAAGGTAGGTCATGGAGATCAAATGCgattgttgaaaaaaaagaaatgaagCAATGGTTTTACAAAATCACATCGATGGCAGATAGATTAACTGACGATTTAGACCAGTTGCCAGGCTGGTCTGacgaaattaaaaatatgcAAAAAGAGTGGATTGGCAGATCGTATGGTCACTTAATCGAGTTCCAAAGTTGTGCCCAAAAACCATTATCAAATATCACAGTGTTCACAACACGTGCCGAAACTATCTATGGTGTTTCATTTTTAGCCATTTCTCCACACCATTCTGAAATCAACCAAATTAGAgccaatttaataaatgatgaaaaaagATTAGAATTGGATCAATACTTAAAAGAGAttcaagaaattaaaaataaaatgggaACACAAGAAGatgttgaaaatttaaaaacttttaatacaGGTTTAACATTTTATCAACCTATAACTAAAAAATACATTCCATTAATACTTTCAAATTTCGTACATGCCGATTATGGTACAGGTGCTGTTATGGGTGTACCATCACATAATCGTTCAGATTATCAAGTTgcaaaacaacaaaatttaaaattattaccagTTTTAGGTATTGAAAGagagcaacaacaacaacaacaacaacaacaacaacaacaacaactagaAATAGAAGAGGAATGTTATGATTATTCAAATActggtaaattaattaatagtgGACAAGATACAggtattgaatttaaagaatttattaaaagattagaagatcaacaattaataaagagaCAAACAAATTATAGAATTCATGATTGGTTAATTTCAAGACAACGTTATTGGGGTACACCAATTCCAATTATTGTTTGTGAGAAATGTGGTGATGTACCAGTACCATCGGATCAATTACCAGTTGAATTACCAATCGATATTCAATTCACTGGTAAAGGTAatttattgaatcaattagatCATTGGAAGAATGTTAAATGTCCATGTTGTGGATCACAAGCAACTAGAGAAACTGATACAATGGATACATTTGTTGATTCATCTTGGTATTTCCTCAGATTTTTAGATAGTAAAAACTCACAATCCATTTTCTCTTCGGAATTGGTCAACAGATTCATGCCAATCGATGTTTATGTCGGTGGTATCGAACATGCTATCCTTCATTTACTATACAGTCGTTTCATTACAAAATTCTTAAAagatcaacaattaattgaCCATTCTGAACCATTCAAAGTTTTATTAGCACAAGGTTTAGTTAAATCACCAACTTATCGTGATTCGATAacaaataaaccaattcaTCCATCaaatgttgaatttaaaactattaaatcaaatgaaagcGGTAAATCTCAACAAcaaactataaataaattaacgGGTAATCAAGTTTCCgttacaattgaaaaaatgtcaaaatcaaaattaaatggtATTGATCCAAAAGAAATCATTGATAAATATGGTTCTGATACTTTGAAAACTTATATTCTATTTAAAGCACCACCAGAGAAATCATTAGATTGGGATACTCAAGGTATTGAAGGTTGTAAGAAATGGTTAACAAGAATCAATGTTtcaattcaatcatttttaaatcaatttgatGTAATTGAAGGTAAAGAgcaacaccaacatcaacaacaacaacatcaacaaccatTACCTTCATCAGAATTTAATGAACAACAATCTAAAGAAGTTAAAGATATTCTATTTGAAACTCATTTAACTATGAATAAAGTTAcagaatcaattgataaacatTCTTTTAATACTGGTATCGCTGCATTAATGGAACTTTCAAATACATTACAAAAATCATCTccacaaattaaattaaccAAAGAATATTATCAATCATTGAGAGCATTGACTTTAATGTTATTCCCATTCTCTCCAATATTTTCACAAATTCATTggaaatcattaattgatgatttacCACAATCTtgtaaatcattttattcTGAAAACTATTCATCATTTGAGCAACAATCATATGgtaattcaaatgataatgatgtcTTTAATCAACGTTGGCCAAAACCAACTCCATCCGCTTTAGTTAGAGATTTCAATAGTTTGGTCATTCAATTCGATGGTAAAACTAAAGGTGTTGAATCAATTCCAACTTCAATCACTGATTTCTCAAATTTTGttcaatcaaattcaaaatatttaaatagatTCAAAGATAAAACTATTGATCAAATTTTCATTGGTACAACAAAAACTGGAAATTCTATTAATttcacttttaaaaaaaaataa